From the Leucoraja erinacea ecotype New England chromosome 33, Leri_hhj_1, whole genome shotgun sequence genome, one window contains:
- the LOC129712776 gene encoding hyaluronan and proteoglycan link protein 3-like → MKLVLALVLPLQLACLALGLAQNGAFYINGNSNGNGHGNGDYYNGVKLHIEAQEERLFAYRGENVTLSCRYRYEPPANGSRKVRVKWSKLNMDFTKESDVMVAIGLRHRSFGEFKERVYLQQAQERDVSLVITDVRLEDYGKYKCEVIDGLEDESAIVELELRGVVFPYQPHHGRYQLNFHDAKQACEGQDAMIASFEQLFQAWEEGLDWCNAGWLGDGSVQYPITAPRGPCGGKDNSAGVRNYGQRHKHLHRYDVFCFASTLKGKVYFRRHPLKYNYEEAVRACQDDDGEIAKVGQLYAAWKFLKFDRCEAGWVADGSVRYSVVFPRPKCGPPEPGVRTFGFPRKEMKKFGVYCFKMN, encoded by the exons ATGAAGCTTGTTCTGGCGTTGGTGCTGCCGCTGCAGCTGGCTTGCTTGGCCCTGGGTCTGGCACAGAACGGTGCTTTCTATATCAACGGCAATAGCAACGGCAATGGCCATGGTAACGGCGACT ATTACAACGGGGTGAAGCTTCACATCGAGGCACAGGAGGAGCGCCTCTTTGCGTATCGGGGAGAGAACGTGACGCTGAGCTGCCGCTACCGCTACGAGCCGCCGGCCAATGGCAGCCGCAAGGTGCGTGTGAAGTGGTCCAAACTCAACATGGACTTCACCAAGGAGAGCGACGTGATGGTGGCCATCGGCCTGAGGCACCGCAGCTTTGGGGAGTTCAAGGAGCGGGTGTACCTGCAGCAGGCCCAGGAGAGGGACGTGTCGCTGGTCATCACCGACGTCAGGCTAGAGGACTACGGCAAGTACAAGTGCGAGGTGATCGACGGGCTGGAGGACGAGAGCGCCATTGTCGAGCTGGAGCTACGAG GTGTGGTCTTCCCCTACCAGCCTCACCACGGCAGGTACCAGCTCAACTTCCACGACGCCAAGCAAGCGTGCGAGGGGCAGGACGCCATGATCGCTTCCTTTGAGCAGCTGTTCCAGGCGTGGGAGGAGGGCCTGGACTGGTGCAACGCCGGCTGGTTGGGCGACGGTTCCGTGCAGTACCCCATCACCGCGCCACGCGGCCCGTGCGGGGGAAAGGACAACTCGGCCGGCGTACGCAACTACGGGCAGCGCCACAAGCACCTCCACCGATACGACGTCTTCTGCTTTGCCTCAACCTTGAAAG GTAAAGTCTACTTCCGCCGCCACCCGCTGAAGTACAACTATGAGGAGGCGGTGAGGGCGTGTCAGGACGATGACGGAGAGATTGCCAAGGTTGGGCAGCTCTATGCCGCGTGGAAGTTCCTCAAGTTCGACCGGTGCGAGGCGGGCTGGGTCGCCGACGGCAGCGTGCGCTACTCCGTGGTCTTCCCCCGGCCCAAGTGTGGCCCGCCCGAGCCCGGCGTCCGCACCTTTGGCTTCCCCcggaaggagatgaagaagtTTGGGGTCTACTGCTTTAAGATGAATTAA